One Polaribacter reichenbachii genomic window, TTAATAACAAGTACAGTAAGTTGGTTAATTCAAGCATTTTTTCCTACACAATTATCCAGTTTTGGTATAAGTAACACCTTGCTTTTTTATGCAAGTACTGTATTTATAGGTATGCTTATTCTGTCTAAATACTTAGTAGAAACAAAAGGCTTGTCTATAGAAGAAATTCAAGCAAAGCTTACAAAAAAAGTATAGTATTATCATTATTAAAAATATTTTAAAATCGGCATTAGTTAATTCTAATGCCGATTATATTAGAATTGAAGTCTAAATATTATTGATTTAAATTCAGCAGAATTAGAAACCCATGAATGAATAATTCGTAATTTTAAAGAATTCACATCAAACGAATTTGATATTTCAAAAAGTTTATCATCATAAAATCTTCTTAAGCAAATAGAAAGTTTATAAAATAACTGCTAAATATCAGTTTTTTTATAAGAAAAATAGAATATAAGTAAATTGCTTATTGTTGTATTTGTAAAACATTTATATATTTGAAGTGTAGTTAAGAAATATAATTGATTAATTACATAAAATTAAAATTGTTATTAACTTATAATCCCCCCATTATGAAGACAAATAATATTAAACAAATCGTTATTCTACTAATTTGTGCAATCGGTTTATACTTTTCAGGTAAGAATTTAATAGTAATAGATAACATTAAGTCTTTGTTAGATGCTTTAAATGTAATGATTTTCTTTACCTGCTTTTTCCCATTTTTAATTACTGGTTTTGCTTTGCTTAGCAAGAGTTTAAAATTTATTTTGAAGTTTTCAACAAACTAATATCAGAATCAAAGACAAAATCATAAAAACATACTAATTTATAATTCCCCCCAATTATGAAAACAGATCACAAAAAACAATTCATCATTTTAATAATTTGCGCAATAGGTTTGTACTTTTCTGGTAAAAACTTAATTGCCATAGATAGTATTAGCAGCTTATTAGATGCTTTAAATGCAATGACTTTCTTTACCTGTTTTTTTCCCTTTGTAATTACAGGTTTAGCGCTTATAAGCAAAAGTTTAAAATACTTGATTAATTTTTCTGCTCACTAATTATATAAAATCTTAGTCTAGCCCTAAAATATAATACCCCATTAATAACTAAGTATAATATGAATTATTTAATTGTGTTGTTTACCCCTAAAATATATGAATAGCAGAAACTTAAGACTATTTTCATGTCTTTAGTTTCTGTTAGAAATATGCTAAGCGAAGCTTGTTTTATATTCGTCTACACATTATTTACATTAATCGAACTTTTATTTTTAAACCTTAAATATCTATTATTTTTGAAGTGTTATTTAAACTTAAAACCCTTACTATGAATTCAATAAAAAAAATTACCGTATTAATTATAGCAGTTATAGGTTTCTTTACTTACTCAAAAGCAGGTAATGATAACACACCAAAATCTAAAGTAATTTTAGAAGAAGTTAATGTTGTAGAACTGCTTTCTAAACAAGAACAAGGTTGCAGACCATCGTCTGAAGTTATGTTCTATGTAGATACAGAAATTGTTAAAAAACATCGTGGTTTTTCAGAAATTAATGCTAAAATATATGTTTTAGATAGAATTACAGGTAAAACTAATTTACTGACTAGTGAAAATATTTTGTTAGCATATTATCAAGATTCAGTATTAGGAAATGCTTTAAATACATGTGATAGTAGTTTAAATGAATTAAAAAATGGTGATAAATTAATTGGAGATAATATAGTTTCTACATACAGTTTTAGTGAATTAATGAAGTATGAAACAATTTATGATAGTTATATAAGATCTACCAATAAATTATTAAACATAAAAAGAATATAAGAAATTAGGTTAGTTGTTTGGTTAAACAAAATAGTCCCAAAGGTTTTACTTTTGGGGCTATTTTTATTTACTTTTCTTTTTTAGGGGAATAGCAATTTTTTATAGTTGAGGGCAATTTTAGAATAATCCAATAATTTTACTTGCTAATCTGGCTAGATAATTTATAAAAAGAATAGTAGAAATAAAGAATAATAATCCAATTACAAAATCAAGAACAGATTTTATTCCATTAATTTGAATCATATATTCACCTGTTCTAAAAATAATTATAGAGGTAATTATAAAAAGAATTATTTGTTGAATTGTACTTTTATACATGGGTAAATTTTTTTTGTTAATACTAATTAAAAGAGCTAAGTTTCACGAAGTCTTCTATTTATAAGAAACAAAATTGTTTAAAAAGTCACAAAAGCAAAAAACCTTTTGAATATTTAATCAATGATTAAACACTCAAAAGGTAGAAATTAAGTTCTCCTTAAAATTAACTTAGCTTCTTTTTTTTCTGTTACTATTTGTATCCACTTTTTTACGAGTTGTGTTTACTTTTCTTTTAGTTTCTGTATTTCTGTTGTTAGAACTAGAAGTTTTTCTACGAATATCAACTTTTCTTTTTGTGGTATTTGAATTTCTATTAATTTTAGTATTGCTATCTGTTTTTCTATTAGAATAAGTACTGTTTTTATTTACAGGTGCTTTTCTATTAGCATCATTTTTTCTGTAAGTATTATTGTTATTTCTTCTAATTTTATTAGAGTTTCTAACCGTATTTGCCGGTTTTCTTCTCTTAATAATAGTACTTCTTTTACCAATTTTAGCATTTGGTCTTGCTCTATAGTAGTAAAAATTTCTATCTTCTCTAATTTGTGTATAGTTTCTTCTAAAATCTCTATGATTAAAATAAGCGTTGTTAAAACTAAATACATCACCAAAATTAATACTAAAACGTATGCCATTGTTGTAATAATAATCTCTTACCATTCCATTAAAAATCGGATTTCCCCAATGATCATAATGAACACTTAAATTACCAACATTGGTTAATCTATTTCTATAATATCTTATCGAAATATGACCAATTCTAGTTACATTTCCTCTAAAATCATAGCTCATAGAAACGTTGTTTACTCTTCTTATTCGACCTCTAAAATCTCTATGAATTTGAATTGGTCTGTTATTAATATGAGATTCAAAATCAAAATCACCATTAGTAAAAACAAAAAACTCTATTCCGTTTTCAAAGAAATTAACAGCATTATTGTAAGAGTAATCTACCCTAAAATTTAAATTTTCTTCACCATTTTTGGCTTCCATTGTAGAAACCATCATGAACATTCCTAATAATATAAGTACACCTTTTTTCATAATATGTGGTTTAAAGGGTTTTGCCTACTCTTATTGCTTTTCGGCTTTCGCATTTGTTGATGTAATTTCAAAAGGCGTGCCAAAAATTATAGTTAGGTGTTAGATAAATAGATGTAAGGTGTTTATATTTATGATTTTCAGTGATTTAAATTTGTAAATAAAAAATTTTATATAAAATGAATACCACAAGTAATTTTTTTTATAATTTACGACTTAGATTTAAAGTATTTTTAATGATAGCAGCTATTGAGCAAAATTTACAAAGAGGAATTAAATTATTAACCACTATTTCTGATGATGAATACGCTAATAATACAATTCCGCCTTATTTTTCTAGTATTGGCTGTCACGTTCGCCATATTTTAGATGTTTTTTCTTGTGTTTTAAATGGTTTTGATGATAAAAAAATTGACCTTACTTTACGAGAAAGAAACGAATATATAGAGTTAAAAACAGCAAGCGGAATTGCTTATTTCGAATTAATCTTACAAAAAATTAAATTACTTTCTAATGATGATTTACAAACTGAGGTAATCATTACTGATGATTTAGGAAAAGGAAAAGTATCTTCAAAATCTACTTTAGGTGCTGTTTTAATGCAAACTCAGAGTCACGCAATTCATCATTTTGCAAGTGTTGGCTACATTGTAAATCAATTAAACATAGAATTACCAGATTCAGATTTTGGTTACAATCCTTCTACACCAAAAAAAGTAGAAAACTAAGAGGTTTTAGAAAACATTAACACTTTTAATTGAGTAGTTGGCATTTGTTTTGTACTTTATATTGATACATAAATTTAAAGATAAAATATGATTTTTTTACAATATAAAAACAACTTGTTTTCAATATTAACTTTGCTATTTGTTTGGCCACTTTTTGCACAAAATAGCACTGATATTTTAAACAAAACTTATGTTTATAAACCAAACCCTTATACGAGTACAAAAGTAGATTTACCAATACATTTAAATAAAACGATTAAGCCTATAAAAGAAATTGAGGATGCAAATTTACAAACTACATTAGAAAATGAGATTTATAAAAATAAAACTTGGAGACGTTTAATAAGGTCGAACCAAATGTCTGTTGCTATTGTAGATTTAAGTGATAGTACTGCATTTAAATATGCAGGTATTAACGATAATTTTATGATGTATGCAGCTAGTTTGCCAAAAATTGCCATTCTTTTAGCGGTAATGGATGCCATTGATAAAGGAGAATTAGAATATACAAATGAGCTAAAAAAAGATTTACGATTAATGATAAGTAAATCGAACAATAGAGCATCAACAAGAAATATTGATAGAGTTGGTTATAAAAAAATTGAAGAAGTTTTAAGAGCCCCAAAACATAAATTGTACGACGAAGAAGTTGGTGGTGGTTTATGGGTTGGTAAAAGATATGCATCTGCAGGTAAAAGATATCCAGATCCTATGAAAGGTTTAAGCCACGCAGCTACCACAAGACAGGTATGTAGCTTTTATTATCAGTTAGCTTTAGGTAATTTAATTAGTGAAGAGCGCTCAAAAGAAATGTTGCAGATTATGAAAACACCAGAGTTGCATCATAAATTTGTAAATACTTTAGATAGAATTGCTCCCAAAGCCGATATTTATAGAAAATCGGGTTCTTGGAAAAATTATCATTCAGATTCAGCGTTAGTTTGGGGGCCAAATAGAAAATATATAATTGTGGCTTTAATTCACGATAGTTATGGTGAGCAAACAATTAGAGATTTGGTAATTCCTTTAGAAAAAGTATTAAAAAATTCACGTTCTTTATAGTTGTAAAAAGAACTATAGAAAATTGAAAAAAATAATATACAAAACATTCGGATTAAGAGATGGAGAAATTTTCATCTCTTTTTTAATGCAGTTGTATATTTTTTTAATCATTACTGTGCTGCTTATTGTAAAGCCCACAGTAAATGCAATGTTTGTTTCTGAATTAGGAGCAGAAAATTTACCTTATGGTTATTTACTTGTTGCCATTACTGCTGTGTTTACTACCTATTTTTATAGCCAAGCCATAAGAAAACACTCGTTGGTTAAAATTACAGTGTTGTCGCTAATTGTATTTAGTGCTGTTTTTATAGTTTTAGGTGTGCTTTTTAATTTAGAGATCATCAATCAATTTATACTCTATTTTTATTACGTTTTTGTATCGCTGTTTGCTGTAGTTGCTACATCGCAATTTTGGATTTTTGCTAATATGGTTTTTAATGCTAGAGAAGCAAAAAGAATCTTTGGTTTTATTGGTGCTGGAGCTATTGCAGGCGGAATTTTCGGTGGCTATTTAACTAGTATTATTGCTGCAAATTTTGGTAAAGAATACACCATTTTCTTGGCTTCAATTTTATTACTGCTTTGTATTCCTATTCTTAATAAAGTATATAAGTTAAGAATTAAATACCTAAACACCTTTAAAAGAAAACAGGTAATTGAAAGTCAAGATCGTTTAGAAAGTTCTTCTTTAAAACTAATTTCTAAATCAAAACACTTAACTTTTTTAGCCATTATTACTGGTATAGGAGTTGTTGTTGCAAAATTAGTCGATTTTCAGTTTAGCGATTTTGCCAATAAAGCCATTTCTGATTCAGATGATTTGGCTGCATTTTTTGGTTTCTGGTTTTCTACATTTAATGTGGTGGCTCTAACCATTCAATTATTTTTAACCAATAAAATATTAAATAAATTAGGGGTTTCTTCATCGCTTTTAGTATTGCCATTAACCATTGGTTTAAGTAGCTTATTATTTTTAACTTTTCCGGAATTATGGGTATTAATTATCATAAAAGGAATTGATGGTAGCTTTAAACAAAGTTTGAATAAAGCAGCTGTAGAGCTATCTATAATGCCTATTCCTTTGCATATTAAAAATCAGGCAAAATCATATATTGATGTTGCTGTTGATAGTATTGCAACAGGATTTTCTGGTTTTTTATTAATTTTTTTCATCAAAGAATTAAATTTAAGTTCGTCATATATTACTGTAATTGTGTTGCTTTTTGTTTTTATTTGGATAGTACTCATCTACAAATTAAGAGAAGCTTATTTCGAATCTTTTAAAAAAAATATTCAGAAAAATTTATCTTTTATCAATAGTAAAAAAGAAAAACCAAAAAAAGAAAACAATCTTTTAGATATTAAAAATGTTTTTGAAAAAGGTAATGAAGAAGAAATCTTAGCAATGTTCGATCGTTTAAAAGATTATAAATTTAAGATTTTTCAAAATCCAGTAATTGAGCTTTTAAAGCACCCATCATCTAAAATAAAAGTAGCAGCAATCGATTTTTTAGATGCTTTTGATGATAATAATATTCTAAATAATGTAGCTGAGTTTATTTATGATAAAGATGAAACTTTAGTATATGTGGCTTTAGATTATGTTTTAGAGCATTCAGATCAGAGAGATACTGCTTTTTTTAATAGGTTTTTAGATCATGATGAAGAATACATTGCAAATGGCGCTTTATTAGCCTTGGCTAAACAGAGTAGAAATAATTATAATTTAGGCAATTATTATCACTTAAAAAACAGATTAGAGCTTAAGATAGATAAGTATATTGTAAATAGAGCTGCTGTTAGAAAAGAAATTATAGCAGGTCTTTTATTAAGTATTGCCTATGCTGGTTTAGAAAATCATTATAGCTTTATTGCAGCACATTTAAAAAATCAGAAACCTTATATAATAAAATTTGCAACTATAGCTGCTGGTATTACTTCTCAAGAGATTTTTATAAAAGATTTATTGAATTTATTAGATAAAAAAAGACATAGAAAAAGAGCCATCAGAGCTTTAAAAAGTTATGGGCCTAAAATAATAGATGTACTTCAAAAATTAGAAAAAGAAGAAGATTTAAATTCTAATATAAGAAAGCACGTTCCTAAAATTGTTGGGGCTTTTCAAAATGAAAAATCAGTAACTATTTTAGAGAAAATTGTAAAAAGTGTAAACTCTACAAGTAGATTAGAGGCAACCAAAGCTTTAATAAAAATCTACAAAAAAGATGCAGATTTAACATTATCTAAAAGAGTAATTAGAAAACATATTACTAAAGAAACTTACTATTACAAGCATATTTTAGAAGCCAATATTTCTATTCAACACCTTATTAATAAAGATTTAGTTGATGAAATTAATAAAG contains:
- a CDS encoding DinB family protein — its product is MIAAIEQNLQRGIKLLTTISDDEYANNTIPPYFSSIGCHVRHILDVFSCVLNGFDDKKIDLTLRERNEYIELKTASGIAYFELILQKIKLLSNDDLQTEVIITDDLGKGKVSSKSTLGAVLMQTQSHAIHHFASVGYIVNQLNIELPDSDFGYNPSTPKKVEN
- a CDS encoding serine hydrolase — encoded protein: MIFLQYKNNLFSILTLLFVWPLFAQNSTDILNKTYVYKPNPYTSTKVDLPIHLNKTIKPIKEIEDANLQTTLENEIYKNKTWRRLIRSNQMSVAIVDLSDSTAFKYAGINDNFMMYAASLPKIAILLAVMDAIDKGELEYTNELKKDLRLMISKSNNRASTRNIDRVGYKKIEEVLRAPKHKLYDEEVGGGLWVGKRYASAGKRYPDPMKGLSHAATTRQVCSFYYQLALGNLISEERSKEMLQIMKTPELHHKFVNTLDRIAPKADIYRKSGSWKNYHSDSALVWGPNRKYIIVALIHDSYGEQTIRDLVIPLEKVLKNSRSL
- a CDS encoding Npt1/Npt2 family nucleotide transporter, with translation MKKIIYKTFGLRDGEIFISFLMQLYIFLIITVLLIVKPTVNAMFVSELGAENLPYGYLLVAITAVFTTYFYSQAIRKHSLVKITVLSLIVFSAVFIVLGVLFNLEIINQFILYFYYVFVSLFAVVATSQFWIFANMVFNAREAKRIFGFIGAGAIAGGIFGGYLTSIIAANFGKEYTIFLASILLLLCIPILNKVYKLRIKYLNTFKRKQVIESQDRLESSSLKLISKSKHLTFLAIITGIGVVVAKLVDFQFSDFANKAISDSDDLAAFFGFWFSTFNVVALTIQLFLTNKILNKLGVSSSLLVLPLTIGLSSLLFLTFPELWVLIIIKGIDGSFKQSLNKAAVELSIMPIPLHIKNQAKSYIDVAVDSIATGFSGFLLIFFIKELNLSSSYITVIVLLFVFIWIVLIYKLREAYFESFKKNIQKNLSFINSKKEKPKKENNLLDIKNVFEKGNEEEILAMFDRLKDYKFKIFQNPVIELLKHPSSKIKVAAIDFLDAFDDNNILNNVAEFIYDKDETLVYVALDYVLEHSDQRDTAFFNRFLDHDEEYIANGALLALAKQSRNNYNLGNYYHLKNRLELKIDKYIVNRAAVRKEIIAGLLLSIAYAGLENHYSFIAAHLKNQKPYIIKFATIAAGITSQEIFIKDLLNLLDKKRHRKRAIRALKSYGPKIIDVLQKLEKEEDLNSNIRKHVPKIVGAFQNEKSVTILEKIVKSVNSTSRLEATKALIKIYKKDADLTLSKRVIRKHITKETYYYKHILEANISIQHLINKDLVDEINKENQTVYEGRKILSDALEQELKKSFMIIFNLLSLLYSEEDIQITFNAIKSNHKEAKINALELLENLLDSSLKAVVVPVLEHEVLDKNHYNATAIPFTILSELELLKKLMKVSGSGVRLAAVNYITNAKNKTLIPALLPIKKYRNKIVKQLAYDTLKMLRNL